The Corynebacterium poyangense genome includes a window with the following:
- a CDS encoding pseudouridine synthase, producing MTPPARREGTPESSQSWDYPTKDQRQQGFRSRSKKRKPKEYIQGVTADQRSMPLISSAKPARHQHVDEEEVRRRQAANEAAGVEKVRLQKVLARAGVASRRRSEILIEEGRVEVNGKVVERQGMRVDPSADIIRVDGVRVNVNEDLEYWILNKPRGLQSTMEDELGRPCIGDLISEKVSSGQRLFHVGRLDADTEGLLLLTNDGELANRLMHPRYKVSKTYLATVLGEADRSVVRALKEGIELDDGPAKADYAQIVDVYNGQSLIRVELHEGRKHIVRRMLKELGYPVQRLVRTKIHTVQLGEQKPGHLRALNSSELTSLFKAVEM from the coding sequence GTGACCCCACCCGCTCGCCGAGAAGGTACACCGGAATCTTCCCAGTCCTGGGATTATCCTACAAAAGACCAGCGTCAACAGGGATTTCGTTCGCGGAGTAAAAAACGTAAGCCTAAAGAATACATCCAAGGTGTCACCGCTGATCAGCGATCAATGCCGCTGATATCCAGCGCAAAGCCAGCACGCCATCAACATGTCGATGAAGAAGAAGTACGACGTCGTCAGGCCGCCAATGAGGCTGCAGGAGTCGAGAAAGTTCGGCTTCAAAAAGTATTGGCTCGGGCCGGGGTGGCGTCGCGACGTCGTTCGGAGATCCTGATTGAGGAAGGCCGGGTAGAAGTTAACGGCAAGGTGGTTGAACGCCAAGGAATGCGAGTTGATCCTTCCGCAGATATCATCCGCGTTGACGGAGTCCGCGTCAATGTCAATGAGGATCTAGAGTATTGGATTCTTAATAAGCCCCGTGGTTTGCAAAGCACCATGGAAGATGAATTAGGTAGGCCTTGCATCGGTGACCTGATCAGTGAAAAGGTGAGCTCTGGTCAACGGCTATTCCACGTCGGACGGTTAGATGCAGATACCGAGGGGTTGCTTCTGTTGACCAATGATGGGGAATTAGCCAATCGCCTGATGCATCCACGCTATAAGGTGTCGAAAACATATCTCGCCACTGTCTTAGGAGAGGCGGATCGCAGTGTGGTACGCGCCTTGAAAGAGGGGATTGAGCTTGACGATGGGCCGGCCAAAGCCGATTATGCGCAGATTGTGGATGTCTATAATGGGCAGTCATTGATTCGGGTGGAACTGCATGAGGGGCGTAAACACATTGTGCGTAGGATGCTGAAAGAACTTGGCTACCCGGTGCAGCGGTTGGTACGCACGAAAATTCATACTGTACAGCTAGGAGAGCAAAAACCTGGACATCTCAGGGCGCTGAACTCTTCCGAGCTGACTAGTTTATTCAAGGCGGTGGAAATGTGA
- a CDS encoding CTP synthase, translating into MPQKSRPTKFVFVTGGVVSSLGKGLTAASLGQLLIARGLSVTMQKLDPYLNVDPGTMNPFEHGEVFVTDDGAETDLDLGHYERFLDRNLTSHANVTTGKVYSTVIAKERRGEFLGKTVQVIPHITDEIKSRVLAMAEPDADGDRPDVVISEIGGTVGDIESRPFLEAVRQMRHEVGRENIFFIHCSLVPYLAPSGELKTKPTQHSVAELRGIGIVPDALVLRCDREVPPPLKEKIALMCDVDTEGVISCADSPSIYNIPEVLYREHLDTFLIRRLNLPFQDVDWTVWQDLLDRVHNPTTELNVGIVGKYVDLPDAYLSVVEALRAAGFAHYARLNIRWVSADSCTDMDGAAQALAGLDAAVVPGGFGVRGIEGKIGAIRYARNAKLPLLGLCLGLQCTVLEAALSAGITNASSTEFEPDTQAPVIATMAEQQAAVSGEADLGGTMRLGAYPAVLQEGSLVAELYGSTEISERHRHRYEVNNAFKDEITAGSQLQFSGTSPDGSLVEFVEYPRDVHPFLVATQAHPEYKSRPTKPHPLFVGLIKAALERKA; encoded by the coding sequence GTGCCTCAGAAATCCCGCCCAACTAAGTTCGTTTTTGTGACGGGAGGCGTCGTATCCTCCCTGGGTAAGGGGCTAACTGCAGCTAGCTTGGGTCAGTTGCTTATTGCTCGAGGATTATCAGTCACCATGCAAAAACTTGACCCGTATTTGAACGTGGACCCGGGGACTATGAATCCCTTTGAACATGGTGAGGTCTTTGTAACCGATGATGGCGCTGAAACTGACCTTGACTTAGGGCACTATGAACGGTTCTTAGACCGCAACCTTACCTCTCATGCCAATGTCACCACCGGAAAGGTCTATTCCACAGTCATCGCCAAAGAACGCCGGGGCGAATTTTTAGGGAAAACGGTTCAAGTGATCCCGCATATTACCGATGAAATTAAGTCCCGGGTGTTGGCGATGGCTGAGCCAGATGCCGACGGAGATCGTCCGGATGTCGTTATTTCGGAGATTGGTGGCACCGTCGGAGATATTGAATCTCGCCCCTTCCTTGAAGCAGTTCGTCAAATGCGCCATGAAGTAGGTCGGGAAAATATCTTCTTTATTCATTGTTCTTTGGTGCCTTACTTAGCTCCATCCGGTGAGCTGAAAACGAAGCCCACGCAGCATTCGGTAGCCGAATTACGCGGTATCGGCATAGTCCCAGATGCTTTGGTGTTGCGATGTGATCGTGAAGTTCCTCCACCATTAAAAGAAAAGATCGCTTTGATGTGCGATGTAGACACCGAAGGGGTGATTTCTTGCGCCGACTCGCCCTCCATTTACAACATTCCTGAGGTGCTTTATCGCGAACATCTTGACACTTTCCTCATCCGTCGCCTGAATCTACCTTTCCAAGATGTTGATTGGACAGTATGGCAAGATCTATTAGATCGAGTACATAATCCGACGACTGAGCTGAACGTTGGAATTGTTGGTAAATATGTTGATTTGCCCGACGCCTATCTCTCTGTCGTGGAAGCATTGCGCGCTGCCGGATTTGCCCATTATGCACGGTTGAATATTCGCTGGGTCTCTGCTGATTCCTGTACTGACATGGATGGGGCAGCACAAGCCCTTGCTGGTCTTGATGCAGCGGTGGTTCCCGGTGGCTTCGGGGTTCGAGGCATTGAGGGGAAAATAGGCGCTATTCGTTATGCCCGGAACGCAAAATTACCTTTACTTGGCTTATGTCTCGGATTGCAATGTACCGTGTTAGAAGCTGCTTTAAGCGCGGGAATTACCAATGCGAGTTCTACCGAATTTGAGCCGGATACCCAAGCACCTGTGATTGCCACCATGGCAGAACAGCAAGCCGCCGTTTCTGGCGAAGCCGATCTTGGCGGCACTATGCGTCTAGGAGCATATCCGGCGGTGTTGCAAGAAGGCTCTCTGGTGGCCGAGCTATATGGCAGTACCGAAATTAGTGAACGCCATCGTCATCGCTATGAAGTCAATAACGCCTTTAAGGATGAAATCACCGCGGGGTCGCAATTGCAGTTTTCCGGTACTTCGCCGGATGGCAGCCTCGTAGAATTTGTTGAATATCCTCGAGACGTCCATCCATTCTTGGTAGCGACCCAAGCCCACCCGGAATACAAATCCCGACCCACGAAGCCGCATCCCTTGTTCGTCGGACTTATTAAGGCAGCACTCGAAAGGAAGGCTTAG
- a CDS encoding ParA family protein has product MSDSGLFDAPDVEYGLTGRPIRELPEPKPLDKHGPAKILAMCNQKGGVGKTTSTINLGACLAEVGRKVLMVDLDPQGALSAGLGVRHQDLDVTVYNLLVDHSTTVHGALVHTSIPGLDLIPANIDLSAAEIQLVNEVGREQTLARALRPVMRDYDYIIVDCQPSLGLLTVNALACAHGVIIPMECEFFSLRGLALLTDTVEKVRDRLNFDLEIVGILVTMFDRRTSHAREVMSRVIEVFEDKVFDTVITRTVRFPETSVAGEPITSWAPKSQGAEQYRALAREVIERTTF; this is encoded by the coding sequence GTGAGCGATTCGGGTTTATTTGACGCCCCGGATGTCGAATACGGGCTGACCGGGCGGCCAATTCGGGAACTACCGGAGCCAAAGCCCTTGGACAAACATGGTCCAGCCAAGATTCTTGCCATGTGCAATCAAAAAGGCGGAGTGGGGAAGACTACGTCCACCATTAATCTGGGAGCGTGCTTAGCCGAGGTGGGCCGGAAAGTCCTCATGGTTGACCTTGATCCCCAAGGTGCCCTCTCTGCTGGGTTGGGAGTGCGCCACCAAGATTTAGATGTCACTGTCTATAACCTCTTAGTCGATCACAGCACCACAGTTCATGGTGCTCTCGTCCACACCTCCATTCCCGGTTTGGATTTAATTCCCGCAAATATCGACCTGTCGGCAGCCGAAATTCAATTAGTTAATGAGGTGGGACGGGAACAGACTCTGGCTCGAGCTCTTCGACCGGTGATGCGCGATTATGACTACATCATCGTGGATTGCCAACCCTCCTTAGGCCTATTGACAGTTAATGCCTTAGCCTGCGCCCACGGGGTTATTATCCCCATGGAATGTGAGTTTTTCTCTCTGCGCGGCTTGGCGCTACTGACCGACACTGTAGAAAAGGTCCGTGACCGCTTAAATTTCGACTTAGAGATCGTCGGGATTTTGGTGACGATGTTTGATCGCCGGACAAGCCACGCTCGTGAAGTAATGAGCCGCGTCATTGAAGTTTTTGAAGACAAAGTCTTTGACACAGTTATCACACGGACCGTCCGTTTCCCAGAGACATCAGTAGCAGGAGAACCCATTACGAGCTGGGCTCCAAAGTCCCAAGGCGCCGAACAGTACCGAGCATTAGCCCGTGAGGTTATTGAGCGGACCACCTTCTGA
- the scpB gene encoding SMC-Scp complex subunit ScpB has translation MTSAEPELPLVSQLRSQLESILLVVDTPVSIETLSHAVDARPEQILIELREIAAEFTARGSGIDLRETEEGWRFYTLPANSDAVEQFMLDGTRTRLSRAALETLAVIAYRQPVTRGQVSAVRGVNVDGVMRTLQLRGLIKEVDTPESGVARHYATTELFLELLGLNSLSELPELAPLLPDVDSIEDH, from the coding sequence GTGACTTCAGCCGAACCAGAACTTCCCTTAGTGTCTCAGCTGCGATCCCAATTGGAATCAATTCTTCTGGTTGTTGATACCCCAGTGAGTATTGAAACGTTGTCTCACGCTGTCGATGCTCGCCCGGAGCAAATCTTGATAGAGCTCCGGGAAATCGCCGCGGAATTTACTGCTCGGGGAAGCGGAATAGATCTCCGCGAAACAGAGGAAGGTTGGCGTTTTTATACCCTCCCCGCTAACTCCGATGCCGTCGAACAGTTTATGCTCGATGGGACTCGCACTCGTCTTTCCCGCGCAGCCCTCGAAACCCTTGCCGTGATCGCCTATCGTCAGCCCGTTACTCGGGGACAAGTTTCCGCGGTTCGCGGAGTCAATGTTGACGGAGTGATGCGCACTTTACAATTGCGCGGTCTCATCAAAGAGGTCGACACACCAGAATCGGGCGTTGCTCGCCATTACGCCACCACCGAACTATTCCTTGAACTCTTAGGATTAAATTCTCTCTCGGAGCTTCCGGAGTTGGCCCCCTTGCTCCCGGATGTGGACTCCATCGAGGACCATTAA
- a CDS encoding GNAT family N-acetyltransferase, protein MTSITRTERLLLLPLDSNQADEAFKVYSDARIWAHRPQARHESARQTKTMIEHAQECWHKHGLGPWAIYLRDQPAEFIGVGGVEMVENQVWDLKYRLRPEKWGYGYATEVSETALKTTARSHPHIPVSARVTVNHPASFHVLEKLGLDPQWEGRRINTEDDPEEPDVRIYADRPLDDSVLDLLKARP, encoded by the coding sequence ATGACTAGCATCACACGTACAGAACGACTGCTTCTTCTGCCTTTGGACAGTAACCAAGCAGATGAAGCTTTTAAGGTTTATAGCGATGCCCGGATTTGGGCGCATCGCCCCCAGGCACGTCACGAATCAGCCCGCCAAACCAAAACCATGATTGAACACGCCCAGGAATGCTGGCACAAACATGGTCTGGGCCCGTGGGCCATCTACCTCCGAGACCAACCTGCCGAGTTCATCGGGGTAGGCGGGGTGGAGATGGTTGAGAATCAGGTTTGGGATTTGAAATACCGACTTCGGCCGGAAAAATGGGGATATGGCTATGCCACCGAAGTCAGCGAAACCGCGCTGAAAACCACAGCTCGGAGCCACCCGCACATTCCAGTATCAGCCCGAGTCACCGTCAACCATCCTGCGTCTTTCCACGTCTTGGAAAAGCTTGGATTGGATCCACAATGGGAAGGCCGACGAATCAACACCGAAGATGACCCAGAAGAACCAGATGTCCGGATATATGCTGATCGGCCATTAGATGACTCGGTTTTAGATTTGCTAAAAGCTCGCCCCTAA
- the xerD gene encoding site-specific tyrosine recombinase XerD, whose translation MKTDPESIASQWLSHLTVERGLSANTLSNYERDISRYCSWLTDVGINNFSRITTADVENYVAYLRREGLASSSAGRALVVARGLHRFAVSEGYVGVDVAHDVQPPSGSKHLPDTLSIAEVTKLIEAIPEGEEASAEDLRDRALLELLYGTGARISEILALSVDDLDNCDGIIRFLGKGSKERIVPVGGKAIAAAHHYLVRGRPQLHKGKTSALFLNKRGGPLSRQSAWAILKSSAERAHLHQDISPHTLRHSFATHLLEGGADVRVVQELLGHSSVTTTQIYTHITAENLRAVWATSHPRA comes from the coding sequence GTGAAGACTGATCCGGAATCAATAGCCTCGCAATGGTTGAGCCACCTTACCGTTGAGCGTGGCTTATCAGCCAACACTTTAAGCAACTACGAGCGCGATATTTCTCGATATTGTTCCTGGTTAACTGATGTAGGGATTAATAATTTCTCTCGCATCACTACCGCTGATGTAGAAAACTATGTTGCCTACCTACGCCGGGAAGGTCTCGCATCATCTTCGGCGGGGCGTGCGTTAGTGGTAGCGCGAGGACTGCATCGTTTTGCCGTAAGCGAGGGGTATGTCGGAGTGGATGTGGCTCACGACGTCCAGCCCCCCTCAGGGAGCAAGCATTTGCCCGATACCTTGAGCATTGCAGAGGTAACCAAGCTCATTGAAGCCATTCCCGAAGGTGAAGAAGCCAGCGCAGAAGACCTGCGTGACCGTGCCTTGTTGGAGTTACTGTATGGGACAGGTGCGCGGATCTCGGAAATTCTAGCTCTTAGCGTCGATGATCTTGACAACTGCGATGGGATCATCCGATTCCTCGGCAAGGGATCAAAAGAACGTATTGTGCCCGTCGGCGGTAAAGCTATAGCTGCGGCCCACCACTATTTAGTGCGCGGTCGACCTCAGCTACATAAGGGGAAAACCTCAGCGTTATTCCTCAATAAGCGAGGCGGTCCACTCTCTCGGCAAAGCGCTTGGGCGATTCTGAAAAGCAGCGCGGAGCGAGCGCATCTACACCAGGACATATCTCCTCATACCCTGCGTCACTCCTTCGCTACCCACCTCCTCGAAGGTGGAGCTGATGTACGCGTGGTGCAGGAATTACTAGGTCATTCATCAGTGACAACAACACAAATCTATACTCACATCACCGCTGAAAATCTCCGCGCCGTATGGGCAACGTCTCATCCGAGAGCTTGA
- a CDS encoding NUDIX domain-containing protein produces MAAAAQHKFQAHESEVLVDAPILALRRDQVEMPGGKKSAREIVEHFGAVAVVAYRPGDAQDPGSGEIALVRQYRQCVAQRLLELPAGILDLAQEEELHCAQRELQEEAGLAAKDWRVLVDLVTSPGFCDEAVRVYLAQELEDVPQPEAEDEEADMVVEWVPLSTAVSSIMRGEIVNSIAIAGIFAAAEVVSGRSVARPVSTPFALRPQRLAQRRIAQGIGPDLKKL; encoded by the coding sequence ATGGCTGCTGCAGCTCAACACAAATTTCAGGCACATGAGTCTGAAGTTTTAGTGGACGCTCCAATTTTGGCTCTTCGACGTGACCAGGTAGAAATGCCAGGTGGCAAGAAGAGTGCTCGAGAAATTGTGGAACATTTTGGGGCTGTGGCAGTGGTCGCGTATCGTCCCGGTGATGCACAGGATCCAGGATCCGGAGAGATTGCCCTGGTCCGCCAATATCGACAGTGTGTTGCTCAGCGACTACTTGAGCTGCCGGCAGGAATTCTTGATCTGGCCCAAGAAGAAGAGTTGCATTGTGCTCAACGAGAGTTGCAAGAAGAGGCGGGACTTGCAGCAAAAGACTGGCGAGTGTTAGTGGATCTGGTAACCAGTCCTGGGTTTTGCGATGAGGCGGTACGAGTCTATCTAGCGCAAGAGCTAGAGGATGTGCCACAACCAGAAGCAGAGGATGAGGAAGCCGATATGGTTGTGGAATGGGTCCCTTTATCTACGGCGGTTTCTTCTATCATGCGAGGTGAGATCGTCAATTCTATTGCCATCGCCGGAATATTTGCCGCTGCTGAGGTAGTGTCGGGCCGTAGCGTTGCTCGCCCAGTTTCTACCCCATTTGCCTTACGTCCGCAGCGTCTTGCCCAGCGAAGAATTGCTCAAGGTATAGGCCCAGATCTGAAGAAACTGTGA
- a CDS encoding segregation and condensation protein A, with translation MTTTENLDEPAVQPEITGFRVALHNFEGPFDLLLQLIQARRLDITDVALAEVTDEFVAYTRHLGDAADLDETTQFLLVAATLLDLKAARLVPHGEVDDEADLELLSARDLLFARLLQYRAYSQVAERFHQWQQEAPRRYPRLVAPEEKFASLLPPVYLGHTPHSFAELAAGVFRPQPPEEVAVGHIHQVAVSVPEQAGRILDILSTVGQKQWLSFHSLTSDCALSMEIIGRFLALLELYKAHAVEAHQEEALAELKVRWTGKDVDPSVVAAANWD, from the coding sequence ATGACGACTACGGAGAACCTGGATGAGCCAGCAGTTCAACCCGAGATCACCGGATTTCGGGTAGCCCTGCACAACTTTGAGGGCCCCTTTGATCTGTTGTTGCAACTGATTCAGGCACGTCGCTTAGATATTACCGACGTCGCCTTAGCTGAAGTCACTGATGAATTTGTGGCCTATACTCGCCACCTTGGTGATGCAGCAGACTTGGATGAAACCACACAATTTCTATTAGTGGCAGCCACGCTCCTAGATCTGAAAGCTGCTCGCCTGGTCCCTCATGGAGAGGTCGACGATGAAGCTGACCTCGAGCTTCTTTCTGCGCGAGATCTGCTTTTTGCTCGTCTTTTACAATATCGTGCTTATAGTCAAGTAGCCGAGAGATTCCACCAGTGGCAGCAAGAAGCGCCGCGACGCTATCCTCGTCTCGTAGCTCCGGAAGAAAAGTTCGCGTCCCTCTTACCACCTGTCTATCTGGGACATACCCCCCACAGTTTCGCTGAATTGGCTGCCGGGGTTTTTCGACCCCAACCACCGGAAGAAGTGGCGGTGGGGCATATTCATCAAGTCGCCGTAAGCGTTCCCGAACAAGCAGGTCGGATTCTAGATATTCTCAGCACCGTCGGGCAGAAACAGTGGTTATCTTTTCACTCGCTTACTTCCGATTGTGCGCTATCCATGGAAATCATCGGTCGGTTTTTGGCTCTTCTTGAGCTCTATAAGGCCCATGCTGTTGAAGCTCATCAAGAAGAGGCCCTAGCCGAACTAAAAGTTCGCTGGACTGGGAAGGACGTTGATCCTTCGGTGGTAGCCGCAGCGAACTGGGATTAA